A genomic stretch from Antarcticibacterium flavum includes:
- a CDS encoding DMT family transporter — MNWVYLVIAGLFEVGFAFCLGKAKFSSGTTATWWLVGFLLSLAISMALLYKATQTLPIGTAYAVWTGIGAVGTALLGIWIFKEPVHFWRLFFLTTLIISLVGLKFVSH, encoded by the coding sequence ATGAATTGGGTATATCTTGTAATAGCAGGCTTATTTGAAGTAGGATTTGCGTTTTGCCTGGGAAAGGCAAAATTTTCCTCGGGTACAACTGCCACCTGGTGGCTTGTGGGTTTCCTCTTATCCCTCGCAATAAGTATGGCTCTTTTATATAAGGCTACACAAACCCTTCCAATAGGTACGGCATATGCAGTTTGGACAGGAATAGGTGCCGTGGGCACCGCTTTGCTTGGGATATGGATCTTCAAGGAACCTGTTCACTTTTGGCGATTGTTCTTTCTTACCACCCTAATTATTTCCCTTGTAGGACTAAAATTTGTTTCTCATTAA
- the fumC gene encoding class II fumarate hydratase: MDYRIEKDTMGEVKVPSNKLWGAQTERSRNNFKIGPAGSMPLEIVYGFAYLKKAAAFTNCELGVLPVEKRDYIAQVCDEILEGKHDDQFPLVIWQTGSGTQSNMNLNEVIANRAHQLAGKTIGEGEKTLQPNDDVNKSQSSNDTFPTGMHIAAYHKVVKVTLPGVKKLRNTLKKKSEEFRDVVKIGRTHFMDATPLTLGQEFSGYVAQLDYGIKALENTLPHLAELALGGTAVGTGLNTPKGYSKRVAEFIAKFTELPFTSAPNKFEALAAHDALVEAHGALKQLAVSLNKIGNDIRMLASGPRSGIGEINIPANEPGSSIMPGKVNPTQCEALTMVCAQVMGNDVALSVGGMQGQFELNVFKPVMAANFLQSAQLLGDACVSFDEHCAQGIEPNHQRIKEHLDNSLMLVTALNTKIGYYKAAEIANTAHQNGTTLKEEAVNLGYVTKEEFDEWVQPKDMVGALK; encoded by the coding sequence ATGGACTATCGTATAGAGAAAGACACCATGGGTGAAGTTAAGGTTCCTTCGAATAAACTTTGGGGAGCCCAAACCGAACGTTCAAGGAATAATTTTAAAATTGGCCCGGCAGGTTCCATGCCTTTGGAAATAGTGTATGGTTTTGCATACCTCAAAAAAGCTGCTGCATTTACTAATTGTGAACTGGGGGTTCTCCCGGTAGAAAAAAGGGATTACATAGCGCAGGTTTGCGATGAGATCCTTGAAGGAAAACACGATGACCAGTTCCCACTGGTAATATGGCAAACAGGAAGTGGTACTCAAAGTAATATGAACCTAAACGAGGTGATTGCCAACCGTGCCCACCAGCTTGCGGGGAAAACTATTGGTGAGGGTGAAAAGACCCTGCAGCCAAATGATGACGTAAATAAATCGCAATCGTCCAATGATACATTCCCTACCGGGATGCATATTGCTGCTTACCACAAAGTGGTAAAGGTGACTTTACCGGGGGTTAAGAAACTTAGAAATACCCTTAAAAAGAAATCGGAAGAATTTCGTGATGTTGTAAAAATAGGACGCACCCATTTTATGGATGCCACTCCCCTAACCCTGGGACAGGAATTTAGCGGGTATGTTGCCCAACTGGATTACGGGATCAAGGCCCTGGAAAACACCTTACCTCACCTGGCAGAACTTGCGCTTGGAGGTACTGCAGTGGGAACAGGACTTAATACTCCCAAGGGGTATTCCAAGAGGGTAGCCGAATTTATCGCAAAGTTCACAGAACTACCATTCACCTCGGCTCCCAATAAATTTGAGGCTTTGGCGGCACATGATGCCCTTGTGGAGGCTCACGGGGCTCTAAAACAACTTGCAGTTTCTCTTAATAAAATAGGTAATGATATAAGGATGCTTGCCTCTGGCCCAAGAAGCGGGATTGGGGAAATTAATATTCCTGCCAATGAGCCCGGTTCTTCAATTATGCCCGGCAAAGTAAACCCAACCCAATGCGAAGCTCTAACTATGGTCTGCGCCCAGGTTATGGGGAATGATGTGGCACTAAGTGTTGGAGGGATGCAGGGACAATTTGAGCTTAATGTATTTAAACCTGTAATGGCCGCAAACTTCCTGCAGAGTGCTCAATTACTAGGTGATGCCTGTGTTTCCTTTGATGAACATTGTGCACAGGGTATAGAACCAAACCACCAGCGAATCAAGGAACATTTGGATAATTCCCTTATGCTTGTGACTGCTCTAAATACAAAGATTGGTTATTACAAAGCTGCAGAGATTGCCAATACAGCTCATCAAAACGGCACTACCCTTAAGGAGGAAGCTGTAAACCTTGGTTATGTGACCAAAGAGGAATTTGACGAATGGGTGCAACCCAAAGATATGGTGGGAGCATTAAAATAA
- a CDS encoding geranylgeranylglycerol-phosphate geranylgeranyltransferase yields the protein MFLSLLKLIRFQNLLLVIACQFLIKYALFESFGIAVTLGAFDFFLLCLATVCIAAAGNIINDLYDVETDRLNKPHRQVIPSRISEKFGYNLYLILTVTGVGIGFYLSNLIGRPGFSAIFIIISALLYLYATYLKQVILVGNIIISLLVAMVIIIVGLYDLLPAITPQNQNTQAVIFSILLDYATFAFMINLLREMVKDQEDVTGDYNTGRNSLPIAVGRSRANKIIFALGLIPLATIIWYMYEYLFTNTYAVIYVLILIVGPLLIFEVNLLNAKKKIHYARLSLLLKIVMALGLLSLGLYPFII from the coding sequence ATGTTTCTTTCCCTTCTAAAGCTAATAAGGTTTCAAAATCTTTTGCTCGTAATAGCCTGCCAGTTCTTAATTAAATATGCTCTTTTTGAAAGCTTCGGGATAGCTGTAACTCTGGGTGCATTCGATTTTTTCCTGCTTTGCCTGGCAACGGTTTGCATAGCGGCAGCAGGAAATATTATTAATGACCTTTATGATGTGGAGACAGACAGGCTCAATAAACCTCACCGGCAAGTGATCCCGTCCAGAATTTCAGAAAAATTTGGGTATAATCTATACCTTATTCTCACTGTCACCGGGGTGGGCATTGGTTTTTATCTATCCAATCTCATTGGCCGCCCGGGATTTTCAGCTATATTCATCATAATTTCAGCCCTTCTTTATTTGTACGCTACGTATCTAAAGCAAGTGATCCTGGTGGGCAATATTATTATAAGCCTGCTGGTAGCAATGGTAATCATCATTGTTGGATTATATGATCTTCTACCAGCCATAACCCCTCAAAACCAGAACACCCAGGCAGTTATATTTTCCATACTGCTGGATTATGCTACTTTTGCTTTTATGATCAACCTGCTGCGGGAGATGGTCAAAGACCAGGAAGATGTTACAGGGGATTATAATACCGGCAGGAACAGCCTTCCAATAGCTGTGGGCCGTTCCCGGGCAAATAAGATCATCTTTGCCCTAGGGTTAATTCCACTTGCCACAATTATATGGTATATGTATGAATACCTTTTTACCAATACCTATGCGGTGATCTATGTGCTTATTCTTATTGTGGGGCCCCTGCTTATTTTTGAGGTGAACCTGTTAAACGCAAAGAAGAAGATCCATTATGCGAGGTTAAGCTTGTTATTGAAAATAGTTATGGCACTGGGATTGCTTTCCCTGGGTCTTTATCCTTTTATAATATAA
- a CDS encoding septum formation inhibitor Maf, whose product MSFHPALRFFLLFSGILLSGCKGGDTGESILPERELSQDFKDYWFAGEAEITSYDLLQYRYGEPREGEAALIFVTEDFLKEEQVKANRKSENSVPVLKLNATKNFLTGIYPYSIMQSTFYPLEGNSHALKVTASIQEWCGQVYMQLNNRNKYEILSHSYFEGEEDQFPSLSRYHLENEVWNQIRIDPQLLPTGNIKMIPSFEYIRLAHIEIKAYDAFAEFYMDKGLSVYRISYPKLQRKLLIYHHPVFPHPIEKWEEVSQRDGEEVRSTATKKSRLKIDYWTRNSNNDLPLRDNLKLN is encoded by the coding sequence ATGTCTTTCCATCCCGCTCTCAGGTTTTTCTTACTCTTTTCAGGTATTCTTTTATCTGGTTGTAAAGGCGGGGACACCGGCGAATCTATCCTGCCAGAAAGGGAACTGTCCCAGGATTTCAAGGATTACTGGTTTGCAGGGGAAGCTGAAATAACTTCCTATGACCTGTTGCAATACCGGTATGGAGAACCCAGAGAAGGAGAAGCAGCCCTCATTTTTGTTACCGAAGATTTCCTTAAAGAGGAACAGGTAAAAGCCAATCGAAAAAGTGAGAATTCTGTACCCGTATTAAAACTAAATGCCACTAAAAATTTCCTTACCGGAATTTATCCCTATTCCATCATGCAAAGCACATTTTATCCTTTGGAAGGGAATTCCCATGCCCTTAAGGTCACTGCTTCCATACAGGAATGGTGCGGGCAGGTTTATATGCAGCTTAATAACAGGAATAAGTATGAAATACTTTCACACTCTTATTTTGAAGGAGAGGAAGACCAGTTTCCTTCCCTGTCACGATACCACCTGGAAAATGAGGTTTGGAACCAAATACGCATAGACCCTCAATTGCTTCCTACCGGAAATATCAAGATGATCCCATCGTTTGAATATATAAGACTGGCCCACATCGAGATAAAAGCTTATGATGCTTTCGCGGAATTTTACATGGATAAAGGCCTATCTGTATACCGCATTTCATATCCAAAGCTTCAAAGAAAACTTCTTATTTATCATCACCCTGTCTTTCCACATCCAATTGAAAAATGGGAGGAGGTTTCTCAAAGGGATGGGGAGGAAGTACGATCTACTGCAACAAAAAAATCCAGGCTTAAAATTGATTACTGGACCAGGAATTCCAATAATGATTTACCTTTGCGCGACAACCTGAAACTAAATTAA
- a CDS encoding Rossmann-like and DUF2520 domain-containing protein, which produces MKSIVLFGAGNVATHLFRAFAEIEDYEVIQVYNHREKSLEFFKEKVPVTTDFTEVFPADIYLFALKDEAISLLADRVHYRDALMLHTSGATPLAAFESFEKAGVFYPLQTFSKNKPVDFKEIPICIEAKNESQLKMTEQLALKISPAVYKINSEQRRSLHVAAVFVSNFVNFLYSQGEQICRQNKIPFEILHPLIKETALKIKNLSPFDAQTGPAKRGDSDVINEHLGLLNEDQKTIYNLLTNSIKKLHGKEL; this is translated from the coding sequence ATGAAGAGCATCGTACTATTTGGAGCCGGGAATGTTGCAACGCATTTATTCCGGGCTTTTGCTGAAATCGAGGATTATGAAGTGATACAGGTCTATAACCACCGGGAAAAAAGCCTGGAGTTTTTCAAGGAAAAAGTTCCTGTAACCACAGATTTTACCGAAGTTTTTCCCGCAGATATCTACCTTTTCGCTCTTAAGGATGAAGCAATATCGTTACTTGCAGACCGGGTGCATTACCGGGATGCCCTTATGCTTCATACATCTGGCGCCACTCCTTTGGCAGCTTTTGAGAGTTTTGAAAAGGCGGGAGTTTTTTATCCCCTGCAAACCTTCAGCAAAAATAAACCAGTTGATTTTAAAGAAATTCCTATTTGCATTGAGGCAAAAAATGAGTCGCAGCTAAAAATGACAGAACAACTGGCACTAAAGATCTCTCCGGCCGTTTATAAGATAAATAGTGAACAAAGAAGATCCCTTCACGTGGCGGCAGTGTTTGTAAGTAACTTTGTGAATTTTTTATATTCCCAGGGCGAGCAAATTTGCAGGCAAAATAAGATTCCCTTTGAGATCCTGCATCCACTCATAAAAGAGACAGCTTTGAAAATAAAAAATTTAAGCCCTTTTGATGCCCAAACAGGTCCGGCAAAACGAGGAGATAGTGATGTGATTAACGAACATCTTGGATTATTAAATGAGGACCAAAAAACAATCTATAACCTCTTAACCAATTCTATAAAGAAACTTCATGGAAAAGAATTATAA
- a CDS encoding mechanosensitive ion channel domain-containing protein, translating into MYDFLTTYSTQLGKTIAIIVILVLLQFILKQAAHKVGKRTEINITRTRLMFKYINILILLIAFFLFSFAWGMDLGDLSLIFSSTFAVIGVALFAIWSILSNITSGIIMFFSFPYRIGDKIKIHDKDMPIEAVIEDIRAFHLHLRTDDGELTTYPNNLILQKAVTLVQKDVYLDEGKDSL; encoded by the coding sequence ATGTACGATTTCCTTACCACCTACAGTACACAGCTAGGTAAGACCATAGCTATTATAGTTATTCTGGTCTTATTGCAATTTATCCTCAAGCAGGCAGCTCATAAAGTGGGCAAAAGAACTGAAATAAACATAACAAGGACCAGGTTAATGTTTAAGTACATTAATATCCTCATCCTTTTGATCGCCTTTTTCCTTTTTTCCTTTGCCTGGGGAATGGACCTGGGTGATCTTTCCCTTATCTTTTCTTCTACGTTTGCGGTCATAGGGGTAGCCCTTTTTGCTATTTGGTCCATACTTAGTAATATCACCTCCGGGATCATCATGTTCTTTTCCTTTCCATACAGGATAGGAGATAAAATTAAGATACATGATAAAGACATGCCTATAGAAGCTGTGATCGAAGATATCAGGGCTTTTCATTTACACTTAAGGACAGATGACGGCGAACTTACCACCTACCCCAATAACCTAATTCTTCAAAAAGCGGTGACTTTGGTGCAAAAGGATGTCTACCTCGATGAAGGTAAGGACAGCTTGTAA
- a CDS encoding Maf family nucleotide pyrophosphatase, whose translation MLKDLLKNYHIILASGSPRRHQFLKELDIPFIVRTKPVKEVYPENLKREQITNYLAQLKAEVFLKELKDNEILITSDTIVWHQDKALGKPETTSEAFKMLESLSGKTHEVISSVTFTTNELQETVSNVTKVTFKELTKFEIDHYIINYHPLDKAGAYGIQEWIGLIGITHVEGSYFNVVGLPTHLVYRCLVDIASGKNL comes from the coding sequence ATGCTGAAAGACTTACTTAAGAATTATCATATTATTCTTGCTTCGGGCTCTCCAAGAAGACACCAGTTCCTAAAAGAATTGGATATTCCGTTTATTGTTAGGACCAAACCGGTGAAAGAGGTCTATCCTGAAAACTTGAAACGTGAGCAGATAACCAATTACCTGGCACAGCTTAAAGCTGAAGTGTTTCTGAAAGAATTAAAGGACAACGAGATCCTCATCACAAGCGACACTATTGTATGGCACCAGGATAAAGCCTTAGGAAAACCGGAAACAACTTCAGAAGCCTTTAAAATGCTGGAATCTCTTTCAGGAAAAACCCACGAAGTGATAAGCTCTGTGACCTTCACTACCAATGAGCTGCAGGAAACTGTAAGCAATGTCACTAAAGTTACCTTTAAAGAACTTACAAAGTTTGAAATTGATCATTATATAATAAATTATCACCCCTTGGATAAAGCCGGGGCCTATGGTATACAAGAATGGATTGGGTTGATTGGGATAACCCATGTGGAGGGAAGTTATTTCAATGTAGTTGGACTGCCAACTCATTTGGTTTACAGATGTCTTGTTGATATCGCATCCGGTAAAAATTTGTAA
- a CDS encoding KdsC family phosphatase — translation MEKNYKEYLNHITTFIFDVDGVLTDGSIQVSTEGELLRTMNIKDGYALKTAQLAGFHVCIISGGKNEGVRKRLRDLGITNIYLGINDKVEQLDEFFDIYEIDRENVLYMGDDIPDLYAMKMVGMPCCPQDAAAEIKEISRYVSHRKGGKGCVRDVIEQVLKVQGKWLTNHSAL, via the coding sequence ATGGAAAAGAATTATAAAGAATATCTTAATCACATAACCACCTTCATCTTTGATGTAGACGGGGTACTTACAGATGGCTCCATACAGGTGAGCACAGAGGGTGAGTTGCTGCGTACTATGAACATTAAAGATGGCTACGCCTTAAAAACTGCTCAATTGGCCGGATTCCATGTTTGTATCATTTCAGGAGGAAAAAATGAAGGTGTAAGAAAACGCCTTCGGGACCTGGGGATCACAAATATTTACCTGGGTATCAACGATAAAGTGGAACAACTCGATGAATTCTTTGATATTTATGAAATTGACCGCGAAAATGTCCTTTATATGGGTGATGACATCCCCGATCTTTATGCCATGAAAATGGTTGGCATGCCTTGTTGTCCACAGGATGCAGCTGCAGAGATCAAGGAGATAAGCCGTTATGTCTCCCACAGGAAGGGTGGAAAAGGCTGTGTGCGCGATGTAATTGAGCAGGTATTGAAAGTACAGGGCAAGTGGCTCACCAATCACAGTGCTTTATGA